The following coding sequences lie in one Bacteroidota bacterium genomic window:
- a CDS encoding SBBP repeat-containing protein → MTKQLNINQIERVNKLLLIPVLILFMGIVHAQHNISKENGNKNKVSLKGNGLRFTPNKGQILDTDGNLCPDILYKGDGDGADIYLRKTGISYVYSNMSKVMQKADEQIEELEHAENIDRISLQQKKDELLQNKMITVHRVDMDFIDCNKNMVTFNEELSEGYTNHYYAHCPQGITHVNQYNKITCKNIYNGIDIAYYGNKSNGIKYDLIVKPHADPNQIRLHWNGAENIFIKSEGTLVIKTSVNEFYESIPKVYQVINGRVIDIPAKYILTLSPEFIPTKEGGKVREGFINFSFSPFDPSFALIIDPWASYYGGSGWDKCGTVTTDLLGNVAFTGYATSVNLPVSAGALQTTMLGVTDAFVVKMDPGGTLLWSTYYGGTQDDNGNDISTDATGNIIVAGATYSPTLPLGPSAGNLVHQNTYGGSCDAFLLKLDPSGTLLWATFYGGSGYDIGTSVTIFGNNVYLYGATYSNTGISKAGAFQLARSGGKDVFTVQFASNGTRNWATYVGGTMDETSGGVACDLLGNIYIAGFTRSTNFPVSAGHQMVSGGLLDAFLFKFNSSGMRLWSTYYGGADNDIGVAVATDTLNNVAIGGYTKSLSAIAAGAAYQAINGGWALGFGDGFIAKFNSTGIVQWGTYFGGNKDEWPFDMAIDKANNIYVYGEWEDTDAGNYPISSCAYQSVFGGDAEDQFIAKYNPLGQQTCITYIGGTGHDDLEDYGGITINGNFLYITGNTGGGYPVSIGAFQTIYAGGAGFGGTGDAVITQLCTNICEGKVLDLSFTTDTKNVCPNVPIKFAPSVNNSCDTSGYKFRWTFSGGNPVSSDSVSPTVTFAAVGTHDVKLVVTTVCKKDSVIIPNYITINSCTACNLSGQFTKGAANCIGCGCKEWIMITASGGTNPYTYSWSNGYTKRYENSLCPGTYTINIKDNNGCSININVTSP, encoded by the coding sequence ATGACAAAGCAACTCAACATAAATCAAATCGAAAGAGTAAATAAGCTATTGCTTATTCCTGTACTTATTCTGTTTATGGGCATTGTTCACGCGCAACATAATATTTCGAAAGAAAACGGGAATAAAAATAAAGTTTCTTTAAAAGGTAATGGTCTACGCTTTACTCCCAACAAAGGTCAGATACTCGACACGGACGGAAATCTCTGTCCTGATATATTATACAAAGGCGACGGCGACGGTGCTGATATTTATTTACGCAAAACAGGTATCAGTTATGTGTACAGCAACATGAGCAAAGTAATGCAAAAAGCTGATGAGCAAATAGAAGAATTGGAGCACGCTGAAAATATTGACAGAATATCGCTACAACAAAAGAAAGATGAATTATTGCAAAATAAGATGATTACAGTACACCGCGTGGATATGGACTTTATTGATTGCAACAAAAACATGGTCACTTTCAATGAGGAACTATCAGAAGGGTACACAAACCACTACTATGCCCACTGCCCTCAGGGCATAACTCATGTAAACCAATACAACAAAATAACTTGCAAAAATATTTACAACGGTATTGATATAGCCTATTACGGCAACAAATCAAACGGAATAAAGTATGACTTAATTGTAAAGCCTCATGCCGATCCTAACCAAATAAGACTCCACTGGAACGGCGCGGAAAACATATTCATTAAGAGTGAAGGTACCTTGGTAATAAAAACAAGTGTAAATGAATTTTACGAATCAATTCCAAAAGTTTACCAGGTAATAAATGGAAGAGTTATTGATATACCGGCCAAGTATATACTTACCCTCTCCCCAGAGTTTATCCCGACAAAAGAGGGAGGAAAAGTGCGAGAGGGGTTTATTAATTTCTCATTTTCACCTTTTGATCCCTCGTTCGCTTTAATAATCGACCCTTGGGCTTCTTATTACGGCGGCAGCGGCTGGGATAAGTGTGGCACGGTAACTACAGACCTTTTAGGTAATGTAGCCTTTACAGGATATGCAACTTCCGTCAATTTACCGGTTTCAGCAGGCGCACTTCAAACAACCATGCTTGGTGTTACAGACGCATTCGTTGTAAAAATGGATCCGGGTGGTACTTTATTATGGTCAACTTATTACGGAGGCACACAAGATGATAATGGAAATGATATTTCTACTGATGCAACAGGTAATATTATAGTTGCAGGTGCAACCTATTCTCCTACTCTTCCTTTAGGCCCTTCAGCGGGCAATCTGGTACATCAAAACACATATGGCGGTTCTTGTGATGCCTTTCTCTTAAAATTAGATCCATCCGGTACACTCTTGTGGGCTACTTTTTATGGAGGTTCCGGTTATGACATTGGAACTAGTGTTACCATATTTGGAAATAATGTTTATTTATATGGAGCTACTTATTCCAATACTGGCATTTCAAAAGCAGGAGCATTCCAACTTGCACGTTCTGGTGGAAAAGATGTTTTTACGGTTCAGTTTGCTTCCAACGGAACCCGCAATTGGGCGACTTATGTGGGTGGTACAATGGATGAAACTTCCGGAGGAGTTGCTTGCGATCTTTTAGGTAATATTTACATAGCAGGTTTTACAAGATCCACTAACTTCCCTGTTTCGGCCGGGCATCAAATGGTTTCAGGTGGATTACTTGACGCTTTCTTATTTAAATTTAACTCTTCGGGCATGCGGCTATGGAGTACATATTATGGAGGTGCTGATAATGATATAGGCGTTGCAGTAGCAACCGATACTCTTAATAATGTAGCAATAGGCGGTTATACCAAATCATTAAGCGCTATCGCAGCAGGAGCGGCCTACCAAGCGATTAATGGTGGATGGGCTTTAGGTTTTGGCGATGGTTTTATAGCTAAATTTAACAGTACCGGAATAGTTCAGTGGGGAACTTATTTTGGTGGAAATAAGGATGAGTGGCCATTTGACATGGCCATTGATAAGGCTAATAATATATATGTTTACGGTGAATGGGAAGACACTGATGCAGGTAATTATCCAATTAGTTCTTGTGCATACCAATCTGTTTTTGGTGGTGATGCCGAAGATCAATTCATAGCCAAATATAACCCTTTAGGACAACAAACCTGTATTACGTATATCGGTGGTACTGGACATGATGATCTGGAGGATTATGGTGGAATTACAATTAATGGTAATTTCTTATATATTACCGGCAATACAGGCGGTGGTTATCCTGTAAGTATTGGAGCTTTTCAAACAATTTATGCGGGAGGCGCAGGGTTTGGGGGTACCGGCGACGCTGTTATCACTCAATTATGTACTAATATTTGTGAAGGAAAGGTGTTAGACTTATCTTTTACCACAGATACTAAAAATGTTTGCCCTAATGTGCCTATTAAATTCGCTCCTTCAGTCAACAATTCGTGTGACACTTCCGGATATAAATTTCGCTGGACATTTTCAGGTGGCAACCCCGTAAGTTCAGATTCTGTAAGTCCTACGGTTACGTTTGCCGCTGTCGGCACTCATGATGTTAAATTAGTAGTTACAACTGTCTGCAAAAAAGACAGTGTAATAATTCCCAATTACATTACAATTAATTCGTGTACCGCATGTAATCTATCGGGGCAATTTACTAAAGGCGCAGCAAATTGTATTGGATGTGGTTGTA